The Nocardia sp. NBC_01329 sequence CAGTGGCGGCGATATGATTCGCCGCGAGCCGCAGGTGGGCGTTCTGCTCGGCGGTGGCCGGATCACCGCGCAGCACCGTCTCCCACACCTCTTCGGTGATCTCGTAGAAGTAGGCGCGAGCGGAGCGCAGATCGGCTTCGGCCTGGGCGACTGCGGTCCGGTAGTAGGGGCGGTCGGCGAGCTTGGGCGCACCGGTGATCCCCGCCCGGCCGGCCCCGATCTCGACGGCGTAGTCGAGGGCTGCCCGGGCCACTCCGGCGCCGACCACTGCCAGCACCTGGGCGGCATAGGCGATGGCCGGATACCGGTACAGCGGCTCGTCCACGGTCGGTTCGCCGCCGCGAATGAAAGTCCACTCCCGCGGTACCACCACATCTCGCACTACCAGATCGAACGAGCCGGTGCCGAGCATGCCGATCACGTCCCAGTCCTGGACGATCTCCACCTGCTCGGGCCGCAGTATCGCGGTGCGCGGCTTGCCGTCGGTGCTCGCGTCGCCGGGTATGCCGACGCCGAGCACATCGGCGCCCATGCATCCGCTGGCGAATTTCCACCGGCCGTCGATCCGGAAGCCGCCCTCGGCCTCGGGGGCCGGCTGGATGGGGAACAGCCCGCCGGCGAACACCACGTCGGGGCTGTCCGCGTACAGGGCGGCCTGGGTGTCCAGCGGCAGCGCCGCGAGATAGACCAGTGCCGAGCCGAAGCTGGCCACCCAGCCGGTGGAGCCGTCCACGACGGAGATGCGTTCGACGATGCGCAGGAACTCGGCGGGCGCCAGTGGTTCACCGCCGAAGCGGCGCGGTGTCGCGGCCCGATAGACGCCGGCTTCTTTGAGCCGCGCGACGAAATCCCGCGGCACGTATTTCTGCTCGCCGAACTCCTGTCGCCGCACGGCGAGCTCGGCGAGGATATCGTCGAGGTTCGCCGCGCCGGTCGCGGACCGGACCGTTGCTTGCGAGGTGGTCACGATCACCTGCTCCTGTCGTCGATGGGCTGTTCTTCGACGGTAAGGAGATCGCGATCACACGAACATCGGTAATGCCCGCGCCCGAGCGAGTGT is a genomic window containing:
- a CDS encoding acyl-CoA dehydrogenase family protein; this encodes MIVTTSQATVRSATGAANLDDILAELAVRRQEFGEQKYVPRDFVARLKEAGVYRAATPRRFGGEPLAPAEFLRIVERISVVDGSTGWVASFGSALVYLAALPLDTQAALYADSPDVVFAGGLFPIQPAPEAEGGFRIDGRWKFASGCMGADVLGVGIPGDASTDGKPRTAILRPEQVEIVQDWDVIGMLGTGSFDLVVRDVVVPREWTFIRGGEPTVDEPLYRYPAIAYAAQVLAVVGAGVARAALDYAVEIGAGRAGITGAPKLADRPYYRTAVAQAEADLRSARAYFYEITEEVWETVLRGDPATAEQNAHLRLAANHIAATAASVVNRLVEISGTAAIFHGHPLQQWAGDALVPQQHAFLGPGMVDAAGAVLMGQPPTVPGFR